In Molothrus aeneus isolate 106 chromosome 13, BPBGC_Maene_1.0, whole genome shotgun sequence, a genomic segment contains:
- the PPCDC gene encoding phosphopantothenoylcysteine decarboxylase isoform X1 — translation MEPISLPEPGIPAGNSSSVAQEKFHVLLGVTGSVAALKLPLLVAELLKIPGLEVKVVTTERAKHFYNAQEIPVTLYGDEEEWQLWKGRSDPVLHIELRRWADLMVVAPLDANTLAKVANGICDNLLTCVIRAWDLSKPLLFCPAMNTAMWEHPITARHVEQLKAFGYTEIPCVVKKLVCGDEGRGAMAEVWTIVERVKRILEERDVPRQS, via the exons ATGGAGCCCAtctccctgccagagccaggcaTTCCTGCAGGAAACAGCTCATCTGTGGCACAGGAAAAATTCCATGTGCTGCTGGGAGTGACTGGAAGCGTGGCTGCCCTCAAGCTGCCCCTGCTGGTGGCAGAATTGCTGAAAATCCCTGGG CTCGAGGTGAAGGTGGTCACTACTGAGAGagcaaaacatttttacaaTGCCCAGGAGATTCCTGTGACCCTCTATGGTGATGAAGAGGAGTGGCAG CTGTGGAAGGGCCGCTCGGACCCCGTCCTGCACATTGAGCTCCGGCGCTGGGCTGACCTCATGGTGGTGGCACCTCTGGATGCCAACACGCTGGCAAAGGTCGCCAATGGCATCTGTGACAACCTGCTG ACGTGTGTGATCCGCGCGTGGGACCTGAGCAAGCCCCTGCTCTTCTGCCCAGCCATGAACACGGCCATGTGGGAGCATCCCATCACAGCTCGCCATGTGGAGCAGCTCAAGGCCTTTGGCTACACGGAGATCCCCTGTGTGGTGAAGAAACTGGTGTGTGGAGATGAAG GCCGAGGTGCCATGGCAGAAGTGTGGACCATCGTGGAAAGAGTTAAAAGGATCCTTGAAGAACGGGATGTGCCAAGGCAGAGCTGA
- the PPCDC gene encoding phosphopantothenoylcysteine decarboxylase isoform X2 codes for MVVAPLDANTLAKVANGICDNLLTCVIRAWDLSKPLLFCPAMNTAMWEHPITARHVEQLKAFGYTEIPCVVKKLVCGDEGRGAMAEVWTIVERVKRILEERDVPRQS; via the exons ATGGTGGTGGCACCTCTGGATGCCAACACGCTGGCAAAGGTCGCCAATGGCATCTGTGACAACCTGCTG ACGTGTGTGATCCGCGCGTGGGACCTGAGCAAGCCCCTGCTCTTCTGCCCAGCCATGAACACGGCCATGTGGGAGCATCCCATCACAGCTCGCCATGTGGAGCAGCTCAAGGCCTTTGGCTACACGGAGATCCCCTGTGTGGTGAAGAAACTGGTGTGTGGAGATGAAG GCCGAGGTGCCATGGCAGAAGTGTGGACCATCGTGGAAAGAGTTAAAAGGATCCTTGAAGAACGGGATGTGCCAAGGCAGAGCTGA